Genomic segment of Pasteurella multocida subsp. multocida OH4807:
GAAAGACCTTGCGCATGGTGATTTTGGACCCTCTTTTAAATATAAAGATTATACCGTTAATCAACTCGTGTCTGCCGCTTTCCCTGTATCCTTTAAATTGGGCTTTTCCGCTTTTTTGATTGCGCTAACGCTCGGTGTCACAGCAGGAACGATTGCAGCTTTAAAACAAAATAAATGGATTGATTATTTCATCATGACGTTTGCCATGACTGGGGTGGTGATTCCAAGTTTCGTTGTTGCCCCACTACTTGTTCTGATTTTTTCGATTTCATTACAGTGGCTACCCTCAGGGGGATGGGAAGGGGGAGCCTTTAAGTTTATGCTCATGCCAATGATTGCACTTTGTTTATCTTACATTGCAAGTATTGCGCGTATTACACGCGGGTCAATGATTGAAGTACTCCATTCCAACTTTATTCGTACTGCAAAAGCCAAAGGCTTACCAATGCGCCGTATCTTATTGAAACACGCATTACGCCCTGCACTATTACCTGTCATTTCTTATATGGGTCCTGCATTCGTGGGGATTATTACAG
This window contains:
- the oppB gene encoding oligopeptide transporter permease (COG0601 ABC-type dipeptide/oligopeptide/nickel transport systems, permease components), whose translation is MFKLILRRLLQAIPTLFILITISFFMMRLAPGSPFTSEKNYPPEVIANIEAKYHLNEPLYKQYFIYLKDLAHGDFGPSFKYKDYTVNQLVSAAFPVSFKLGFSAFLIALTLGVTAGTIAALKQNKWIDYFIMTFAMTGVVIPSFVVAPLLVLIFSISLQWLPSGGWEGGAFKFMLMPMIALCLSYIASIARITRGSMIEVLHSNFIRTAKAKGLPMRRILLKHALRPALLPVISYMGPAFVGIITGSMVIESIFGIPGIGQLFVNGALNRDYSLVLSLTILVGALTIAFNAIVDILYAVIDPKIRY